Genomic segment of Arachis hypogaea cultivar Tifrunner chromosome 16, arahy.Tifrunner.gnm2.J5K5, whole genome shotgun sequence:
aacttttttttcttaatgGAACATTAGGGGTTATTCCATACATTGGTAGAGGGAAGGGATATCATAAATATGGTTGAGGAAGGTTGTTCCTTCTGGTATTTTGCTGACAAGTGAGGATAGTTAAGGATTAGTTGGGAAAGAAAATATACTAGAAGGTGGATCAGCCATTGTTCTAAATCCTCTAAACTATTGAAATTTTATCATTGAAAATCGTTTCTTGTATGCTTTTGTCTTGAGATTTTAGGTGGCATGCAACATGCTTGGGGTTGGTGTGTTTTATTGTTGgttaaagatatatatatattttcctttttttgcaAGCATTGGACAGAATGTTTAGGATGATGATTTTTGTTCACGTTGATCAGGTAATGGTATCAGGAAAAGACGAGCCTGATTCATCTCTTCCTCCTGCTGTGGATGGCTTATTGAGAGTTCATAAGAGGCTTCTTGATGGTTTAGAGAATGATTTCTCCCATGCTTCTTCAGGTGTGGCCGGGAAGGTTTCTACAAAAATATTGGTGCCAGCATCACAAGCAGGAAGTTTAATTGGGAAGCAAGGAGGAACTGTAAAATCTATCCAAGAAGCATCAAATTGTATAGTTAGGGTTCTTGGAGCAGGTTCTCGTtatatttcttaaaatttttgttaattattattattattattattattattattattattattattattattattatgtgttgtTGCGTAATTATGTTTCTTCTGCCCCCACCgcccacccaaaaaaaaaaaaaattcaaaacaaaagaaTTCTTTCTATCCATGAACTTTTATGGTGGTTTCTCACATATTTGCTGTGTTTTTTCCTTTAATCCTTGGTTAGGCTGTGACATTTTCTAGTTGCTAAGCATATGGTTGTCTACTTGTCTTACTATTTTGCAGAAGACCTTCCTGTTTTTGCTCTTCAAGATGATAGGGTGGTTGAAGTACTAGGGGATCCCACTGGGGTTCACAAGGCAATTGAACTTATTGCATCCCATCTAAAGAAGTTTTTAGTTGATCGCTCTGTAATTCCAATTTTTGAAATGAATGTAAGTGTGTGATTTTATCCGAATAATTTATCGTTTTGACAAACTGAGGCATTTACATAAACTGTTATTTCTCCAGATGCAAATGGCAAATCCTCATCGAGTGGAGCACATGCCACCTCACCAATCATGGGGTCCACCTCAGGGTCTTCCTCCAAATGCCGGTGGAGGTCCTGGTTTTGTACCTACTCCTCAATACATGCCACCTCCGCGACCACTTGATAGTTACTATCCCCCAGCTGAAATCCCACCTCCAGTGGAGAAACAGCCCCATCACGGTATATCTGCCTATGGAAGAGATTCTTCAATAGGTGTTCATGCGTCTTCAAATACTCAATCTGCACCTTCTATAGTGACTCAGGTACCTACTAATTGCAAATTTGGTCTCTTGCACTCTCCAAAAGTGAATACATCTTTTTGTTGACCTCAATTTGCACTTGCTATTTTGTCAGATCACACAGCAAATGCAAATTCCCCTATCTTATGCCGATGCTGTTATTGGAACAGCTGGAGCAAATATAAGTTACATTAGACGGGCTAGTGGAGCTACGGTTACTATACAAGAAACAAGAGGTGTTCCGGGAGAGATGACAGTTGAAATTAGTGGAACCGCTTCTCAAGTCCAAACTGCCCAGCAATTGATACAGGTAATCCTCCTTATCCTGCATTTAACGGTTTAATTTACGCACCCAAATTCAGACCACGTGGGAGCTTTGTACATTATAGGTCATCTTTTTGGTTTCAAGTAAAAGATATTCTAAGCTTGGGGATAATCTTGCTtgatttataagtattttaaccTAATTAATTTGCATGGCAATCAAGCAACGTGATTATGAATTTGTGGTGCAGAATTTTATGGCGGAAGCTGGAGCACCAACAGCGGCGGCAGCAGCAACAGGGCAGCAGCCACAAACAGGGGGACCTGGTGCAGATCAAGGATATAATTCTTATCAGGCTCATAGTTCTGTTTATGCATCTCCACCATCCAACCAAGGCCATACCGGAGGCTATGGCTCAGTTTATGGTGCGAACTATGGCTACTGAGCTGAGCAGTTCTACAAAATCTGCTCATTGTTGAAAGTGTAGAATGCCGGGAACTGATTGATGTAATAATTTGACGAACAAGGACGCTCTGCTAAATtatgcttctttttcttcctccctCCATTTTTCTGAATCCTTATGAATGTGATTTTTGTATGGCGCTAGCTTTCTGTTTGTAATTCTAGTCATTTGGAAATACTACACACACTATCCATGGCCTGATGTATTATTTACTTGTTTTGGAAAGTTGGTGCACCTATGACCATATGATGATACTTGCTCTGCGTCAATTAAGTGCAATTTCTTTCAAGGGGTCCATAATTACGTACTAGATAAATATAAAGTCATTGATATTTGCACTTACACAACAATAGACGCCTAA
This window contains:
- the LOC112758295 gene encoding flowering locus K homology domain gives rise to the protein MADAEVDQNIEEHEEEEEEEEEEQDQDQDQVIENVEHEENEGQEVAEEEPVAEAAAAAPPPPEVAAPAGGTGGDGGGGEKKWPGWPGESVFRMLVPAQKVGGIIGRKGEFIKKIVEETRARIKILDGPPGTSERAVMVSGKDEPDSSLPPAVDGLLRVHKRLLDGLENDFSHASSGVAGKVSTKILVPASQAGSLIGKQGGTVKSIQEASNCIVRVLGAEDLPVFALQDDRVVEVLGDPTGVHKAIELIASHLKKFLVDRSVIPIFEMNMQMANPHRVEHMPPHQSWGPPQGLPPNAGGGPGFVPTPQYMPPPRPLDSYYPPAEIPPPVEKQPHHGISAYGRDSSIGVHASSNTQSAPSIVTQITQQMQIPLSYADAVIGTAGANISYIRRASGATVTIQETRGVPGEMTVEISGTASQVQTAQQLIQNFMAEAGAPTAAAAATGQQPQTGGPGADQGYNSYQAHSSVYASPPSNQGHTGGYGSVYGANYGY